From the Solanum pennellii chromosome 4, SPENNV200 genome, one window contains:
- the LOC107016449 gene encoding protein PELPK1-like, translating to MSASINLSIVFVIVALLSLSSISTSHAARSLLQLPNLPTIPSLPQPTLPKIPNLPTTLPPLPSVASLPSVVPKMTLPPMPANPLPNMPSLPKIPTIPTLSPPPSN from the coding sequence ATGTCTGCTTCAATCAACCTCTCAATTGTTTTCGTGATCGTAGCATTATTGTCCTTATCAAGCATATCGACAAGCCATGCTGCTCGTAGCTTACTGCAACTTCCCAATTTGCCTACGATCCCTTCATTGCCTCAACCAACATTGCCAAAAATTCCAAACTTGCCCACAACATTGCCACCATTACCAAGTGTTGCATCTTTGCCCTCTGTAGTCCCGAAAATGACTCTGCCTCCAATGCCCGCGAATCCTCTGCCCAACATGCCATCACTTCCCAAAATTCCTACAATTCCAACACTTTCACCTCCTCCATCTAACTAA
- the LOC107017179 gene encoding protein PELPK2-like, protein MAAYSNCSILFAIIAFLSLSSITTSHAARSLLQLPNLPTIPSLPKPTLPQLPNIPNFPAALPPLPTLPTATPLPSLPTLPSVPKMTLPPMPSLPNMPAIPTLSPPPSN, encoded by the coding sequence ATGGCTGCTTATAGCAATTGCTCAATCCTCTTCGCGATCATAGCATTTTTGTCCTTATCAAGCATCACCACAAGTCATGCTGCGCGTAGCCTACTACAACTTCCCAACTTGCCTACGATCCCCTCGCTGCCTAAACCAACACTGCCACAATTGCCTAATATTCCCAACTTCCCTGCAGCATTACCACCATTGCCAACACTTCCAACAGCAACACCATTACCATCTTTGCCAACATTGCCCTCTGTTCCGAAAATGACTCTGCCACCAATGCCTTCACTTCCCAACATGCCTGCAATTCCAACACTTTCACCTCCTCCTTCCAACTAA
- the LOC107017171 gene encoding protein PELPK2-like: MAAYSNCSILFAIIALLSFSSITTSHAARSLLQLPNLPTIPSLPKPTLPQLPNIPNFPAALPPLPTLPTATPLPSLPTLPSVPKMTLPPMPSLPNMPAIPTLSSPPSN; the protein is encoded by the coding sequence ATGGCTGCTTATAGCAATTGCTCAATCCTCTTCGCAATCATAGCATTGTTATCCTTTTCAAGCATCACCACAAGTCATGCTGCTCGTAGCCTACTGCAACTTCCCAACTTGCCTACGATCCCCTCGTTGCCTAAACCAACACTGCCACAATTGCCTAATATTCCCAACTTCCCTGCAGCATTGCCACCATTGCCAACACTTCCAACAGCAACACCATTACCATCTTTGCCAACATTGCCCTCTGTTCCGAAAATGACTCTGCCACCAATGCCTTCACTTCCCAACATGCCTGCAATTCCAACACTTTCATCTCCTCCATCCAACTAA
- the LOC107017160 gene encoding protein PELPK2-like, with translation MAAYSNCSILFAIIALLSFSSITTSHAARSLLQLPNLPTIPSLPKPTLPQLPNIPNFPAALPPLPTLPTATPLPSLPTLPSVPKMTLPPMPSLPNMPAIPTLSPPPSN, from the coding sequence ATGGCTGCTTATAGCAATTGCTCAATCCTCTTCGCAATCATAGCATTGTTATCCTTTTCAAGCATCACCACAAGTCATGCTGCTCGTAGCCTACTACAACTTCCCAACTTGCCTACGATCCCCTCGCTGCCTAAACCAACACTGCCACAATTGCCTAATATTCCCAACTTCCCTGCAGCATTGCCACCATTGCCAACACTTCCAACAGCAACACCATTACCATCTTTGCCAACATTGCCCTCTGTTCCGAAAATGACTCTGCCACCAATGCCTTCACTTCCCAACATGCCTGCAATTCCAACACTTTCACCTCCTCCATCCAACTAA
- the LOC107017167 gene encoding protein PELPK2-like: protein MAAYSNCSILFAIIALLSLSSITTSHAARSLLQLPNLPTIPSLPKPTLPQLPNIPNFPAALPPLPTLPTATPLPSLPTLPSVPKMTLPPMPSLPNMPAIPTLSPPPSN, encoded by the coding sequence ATGGCTGCTTATAGCAATTGCTCAATCCTCTTCGCGATCATAGCATTATTGTCCTTATCAAGCATCACCACAAGTCATGCTGCGCGTAGCCTACTACAACTTCCCAACTTGCCTACGATCCCCTCGCTGCCTAAACCAACACTGCCACAATTGCCTAATATTCCCAACTTCCCTGCAGCATTGCCACCATTGCCAACACTTCCAACAGCAACACCATTACCATCTTTGCCAACATTGCCCTCTGTTCCGAAAATGACTCTGCCACCAATGCCTTCACTTCCCAACATGCCTGCAATTCCAACACTTTCACCTCCTCCATCCAACTAA
- the LOC107017170 gene encoding protein PELPK2-like yields the protein MAASSNFSIGLLLIIALLSLSSISTSHAARSLLQLPNLPTIPSLPQPTMPQLPNIPNLPTTLPPLPSVTSLPALPTANSPLPSLPSVPKMTLPPMPANPLPNMPSLPKVPTIPTLSPPPSN from the coding sequence ATGGCTGCTTCAAGCAACTTCTCAATCGGCCTCTTGTTGATCATAGCATTATTGTCCTTATCAAGCATATCGACAAGTCATGCTGCTCGTAGCTTACTGCAACTTCCCAACTTGCCTACAATCCCGTCATTGCCTCAACCAACAATGCCACAATTACCAAATATTCCAAACTTGCCCACAACATTGCCCCCATTACCAAGTGTAACATCTCTGCCAGCACTTCCAACTGCTAATTCACCTTTACCATCTTTGCCCTCTGTCCCGAAAATGACTCTGCCTCCAATGCCCGCGAATCCTCTGCCTAACATGCCATCACTTCCCAAAGTTCCTACAATTCCAACACTTTCACCTCCTCCATCTAACTAA